The following are encoded in a window of Alphaproteobacteria bacterium genomic DNA:
- a CDS encoding Rrf2 family transcriptional regulator produces MLSQRTRYTIRALLHLADRYGEGPVQLGEIAQAQNLPPKFLTVILSQMRRAGLIETMRGREGGYWLARPPAEITYGEIVRLTRGSLGLLPCASRLAYEQCKNCISEDKCRLHRAMLKVRDETARILDGLSLADPVAIEAAGERETA; encoded by the coding sequence ATGCTTTCTCAACGCACGCGGTACACAATCCGGGCGCTCCTCCACCTGGCCGACCGCTACGGGGAGGGGCCGGTGCAGCTCGGCGAGATCGCCCAGGCGCAGAATTTGCCGCCCAAGTTCCTCACCGTCATCCTCTCGCAGATGCGCCGCGCCGGCCTGATCGAGACGATGCGCGGGCGCGAGGGCGGCTATTGGCTTGCCCGCCCGCCGGCCGAGATCACCTATGGCGAGATCGTTCGGCTGACTCGCGGCTCGCTCGGCCTTTTGCCCTGCGCCAGCCGGCTCGCCTACGAGCAGTGCAAGAACTGCATCTCGGAGGACAAGTGCCGGCTCCACCGGGCGATGCTGAAGGTGCGCGACGAGACCGCGCGGATCCTCGACGGGCTCAGCCTCGCCGATCCGGTGGCGATCGAGGCGGCCGGCGAGCGGGAGACCGCGTGA
- a CDS encoding FAD-dependent oxidoreductase has product MTAVAIVGGGAAGALQALHLKAAGLSDVVLIERAMIPGRGVAYSTRRAEHLLNVPARRMSALAGDLDHFSRWYAERAGGTDEDFAPRMIYGDYIAGLLYEAEIPTIEGEAVDIAEGAAILADGRRIPADRYVLAPGNFKPATPPGIDPEALGPLWVADPWAEGIAEGLGEGDIVLLLGTGLTAVDVALTLEALGFPGRIVALSRRGLAPRAHGPREPVVAPVEALEPSCTKMLRRVRRRSAEVGWRSAVHELRTVTQDLWVAASEGEKSRFLRHLRAWWDVHRHKIAPAVGETLETMQSAARLSVAAGRIVSIEREEDHALVRFRARGSDAVEAMRVARIVNCTGPELDIVRSGEPLLLNLLAAGRIRPDPLKVGVEVDLDCRAVGADGASADDLYVIGPLTRGTFWESVAVPDIRTQAVKVAGRIAAKPSLRA; this is encoded by the coding sequence GTGACCGCGGTGGCGATCGTCGGCGGCGGGGCCGCGGGCGCGCTCCAGGCGCTTCACCTCAAGGCCGCAGGCCTTTCGGACGTCGTGCTGATCGAGCGGGCGATGATCCCGGGCAGGGGCGTCGCTTATTCGACCCGGCGGGCCGAGCATCTGCTCAACGTCCCCGCCCGGCGGATGAGCGCGCTGGCCGGCGATCTCGACCATTTCAGCCGATGGTATGCCGAAAGGGCCGGCGGGACCGACGAGGATTTCGCGCCTCGGATGATCTACGGCGACTATATCGCCGGCCTGCTCTACGAGGCGGAAATTCCGACGATCGAAGGAGAGGCCGTCGACATCGCGGAGGGCGCGGCGATCCTCGCCGACGGCAGGCGGATCCCCGCCGACCGATACGTGCTCGCCCCGGGCAATTTCAAGCCGGCGACTCCGCCGGGGATCGATCCGGAAGCGCTCGGGCCGCTGTGGGTCGCCGATCCGTGGGCCGAGGGCATCGCCGAAGGCCTCGGCGAAGGCGACATCGTCCTGCTGCTGGGCACCGGATTGACCGCAGTCGATGTCGCGCTGACGCTGGAGGCGCTCGGCTTTCCGGGGCGAATCGTGGCCTTGTCGCGCCGCGGCCTCGCGCCCCGCGCCCACGGCCCGCGCGAGCCGGTGGTGGCGCCGGTCGAGGCGCTGGAGCCGTCTTGCACCAAGATGCTTCGGCGGGTGCGCAGGCGTAGTGCGGAGGTCGGCTGGCGAAGCGCGGTTCACGAGCTTCGCACCGTGACCCAGGATTTGTGGGTGGCGGCGAGCGAGGGGGAGAAAAGCCGCTTCCTTCGTCACCTGCGCGCCTGGTGGGACGTCCACCGCCACAAGATCGCCCCCGCGGTCGGCGAGACGCTCGAGACGATGCAGAGCGCGGCGCGGCTTTCGGTGGCCGCCGGCCGGATCGTCTCGATCGAGCGCGAGGAGGATCATGCACTGGTGCGGTTCCGGGCGCGAGGCAGCGACGCGGTGGAGGCGATGCGGGTTGCCAGGATCGTCAATTGCACCGGGCCCGAGCTCGATATCGTCCGCTCGGGCGAGCCGCTTCTTCTGAACCTGCTCGCCGCGGGCCGGATCCGGCCGGATCCGCTCAAGGTCGGAGTCGAGGTCGATCTCGATTGCCGGGCGGTCGGCGCGGACGGCGCCAGCGCCGACGATCTCTATGTGATCGGCCCGCTGACCCGAGGCACCTTCTGGGAGAGCGTGGCGGTGCCGGATATTCGGACGCAGGCGGTGAAGGTTGCGGGGCGGATTGCGGCCAAGCCGTCATTGCGAGCGTAG
- a CDS encoding sensor histidine kinase, translating to MTIFGQRFVLGLMWRLALLVVTAFVFAAALGRPDLGAARLVAAAFVAGAAALLWRHVQRTNMELSRFIDAVKFGDFSQGFSHRGQGSGFRELSGTLDEAIRKLRDERHKLIDANRFYEAVLDDAPTALLTVDAEGKVELANKAARRLLIRHKGVRVEDFREYGDAFARALAGGAVGRPRLVPLLSDGVPQTMLVGAAIVHRLGGLVRVVAVQPIQGELNAIEIAAQSDLIRVLTHEIMNSMTPVTSLAHSALDLMRTADRGEDAAVSDARTAVETLARRADGVMHFVESYRQISRAPEIRMRAIDVAAWGRELEALFRASDRAQGIGLTLTIDETLTLDADPDLMSQVLINLIRNAAQAARAHSEEPHVWIGFERTRSEKVQIEVADNGPGVPEGLRQDIFLPFFTTRQEGTGVGLSLARQVVLAHRGSISVADRPGGGALFRIVI from the coding sequence ATGACCATCTTCGGCCAGCGCTTCGTTCTCGGGCTGATGTGGCGGCTGGCGCTGCTCGTCGTCACCGCGTTCGTCTTCGCCGCCGCTTTGGGGCGGCCGGATCTCGGCGCTGCGCGGCTCGTTGCCGCTGCCTTCGTCGCGGGCGCTGCGGCCCTGCTCTGGCGCCACGTCCAGCGCACCAACATGGAGCTTTCCCGCTTCATCGATGCGGTGAAGTTCGGCGATTTCAGCCAGGGCTTCTCGCATCGCGGCCAGGGCAGCGGCTTTCGCGAGCTTTCCGGAACGCTCGACGAGGCGATCCGGAAGCTTCGCGACGAGCGCCACAAATTGATCGACGCCAACCGCTTCTACGAGGCGGTGCTCGACGATGCGCCGACCGCCCTTCTCACGGTCGACGCGGAGGGCAAGGTCGAGCTCGCCAACAAGGCCGCGCGGCGCCTCCTCATTCGCCACAAGGGCGTCCGCGTCGAGGATTTCCGCGAATATGGCGATGCCTTCGCCAGGGCGCTCGCCGGCGGAGCGGTCGGCCGGCCGCGGCTCGTTCCGCTGCTCAGCGACGGCGTTCCGCAGACGATGCTGGTCGGCGCGGCGATCGTCCACCGCTTGGGCGGGCTGGTCCGGGTCGTCGCCGTCCAGCCCATCCAGGGCGAGCTGAACGCGATCGAGATCGCCGCCCAGTCGGATCTGATCCGGGTCCTCACCCACGAGATCATGAACTCGATGACTCCGGTCACCAGCCTCGCCCACAGCGCGCTCGACCTGATGCGCACGGCCGATCGCGGGGAGGACGCCGCGGTCTCCGATGCCCGGACCGCGGTCGAGACCCTGGCCCGCCGCGCCGACGGGGTGATGCACTTCGTCGAAAGCTACCGCCAGATCAGCCGGGCGCCCGAAATCCGGATGCGCGCGATCGACGTCGCCGCCTGGGGCCGCGAGCTCGAGGCGCTGTTCCGCGCCAGCGACCGCGCCCAGGGAATCGGCCTCACCCTGACGATCGACGAGACTCTCACCCTCGATGCCGATCCCGACCTGATGAGCCAGGTGCTGATCAACCTGATCCGCAACGCCGCCCAAGCCGCGCGCGCCCACAGCGAAGAGCCGCATGTCTGGATCGGCTTCGAGCGCACCCGATCGGAGAAGGTGCAGATCGAGGTGGCCGACAACGGCCCCGGAGTCCCCGAAGGCCTCAGGCAGGACATCTTCCTTCCCTTCTTCACCACCCGGCAGGAAGGGACCGGAGTCGGCCTAAGCCTCGCCCGCCAGGTCGTCCTCGCCCACCGCGGCTCGATCAGCGTGGCGGACCGTCCGGGGGGCGGCGCGCTGTTCAGGATCGTGATTTGA
- a CDS encoding sigma-54-dependent Fis family transcriptional regulator: MTDQTKRFRRCIIIDDDPDILLSARLLLRDLFADVAAFQDPNEALAAMERELPDVILLDANFGRGATNAAEGFHWLSEILARDPHAVVVMITAHAGIGVAVDAMKRGATDFVSKPWSNERLLATVRTAAALRTSREEAVTERRRTAAVVAPAAGGEAPLLGNSPAMARVWSLIERAGPTDANVLILGENGTGKELVARELHRRSRRCDHLLVSVDLGAVAENLFESELFGHVKGAFTDARADRIGRMQAADKGTLFLDEIGNLPLHLQPKLLTALEQRQVVPVGANKPVPIDVRVIAATNCPPEQLASESRFRQDLLFRLNTVEIDLPPLRERREDIAELAGHFIGQYAKKYGKPSRDLPADVAAALEAYDWPGNVRALRHACERAVILSDGEAFSREDFSLSRGLAPSRSAPVPAPVAPPRDDLNLDRAEKQLVEEALKKHSYNISLAAAELGLTRASLYRRMEKHGL; the protein is encoded by the coding sequence GTGACCGACCAGACGAAGCGCTTCCGGCGCTGCATCATCATCGACGACGATCCGGACATCCTCCTGTCCGCGCGCCTGTTGCTGCGCGATCTCTTCGCCGACGTCGCCGCATTCCAGGATCCGAACGAGGCGCTCGCCGCGATGGAGCGCGAGCTTCCGGACGTGATCCTCCTCGACGCCAATTTCGGCCGCGGCGCGACCAACGCGGCGGAGGGCTTCCACTGGCTGTCCGAGATCCTCGCGCGCGATCCGCACGCGGTGGTGGTGATGATCACCGCCCATGCGGGGATCGGAGTCGCGGTGGACGCGATGAAGCGCGGCGCGACCGACTTCGTCTCCAAGCCCTGGTCGAACGAGCGGTTGCTCGCCACGGTGCGCACTGCCGCGGCTCTGCGAACCTCGCGCGAGGAGGCGGTGACCGAGCGCAGGCGCACCGCGGCCGTGGTCGCTCCCGCCGCCGGCGGCGAGGCGCCTCTGCTCGGCAACTCGCCGGCCATGGCCAGGGTCTGGTCGCTGATCGAGCGGGCCGGGCCGACCGACGCCAACGTCCTCATCCTCGGCGAGAACGGCACCGGCAAGGAGCTGGTCGCGCGCGAGCTTCACCGCCGCTCGCGCCGCTGCGATCACCTGCTGGTCTCGGTCGATCTGGGCGCGGTCGCCGAGAATTTGTTCGAAAGCGAGCTGTTCGGCCATGTGAAGGGCGCCTTCACCGACGCCCGCGCCGACCGGATCGGGCGGATGCAGGCGGCCGACAAGGGGACATTGTTCCTCGACGAGATCGGCAATCTCCCGCTCCACCTCCAGCCCAAGCTCTTGACCGCTCTGGAGCAGCGCCAGGTGGTCCCCGTCGGCGCCAACAAGCCGGTGCCGATCGACGTTCGGGTCATCGCCGCGACCAATTGCCCGCCGGAGCAGCTCGCCAGCGAGAGCCGCTTCCGTCAGGACCTGCTGTTCCGGCTCAACACGGTCGAGATCGACCTGCCCCCCTTGCGCGAGCGGCGCGAGGACATCGCAGAGCTCGCCGGGCACTTCATCGGCCAATATGCGAAGAAATACGGCAAGCCCTCGCGCGATCTGCCCGCCGACGTCGCCGCCGCTCTGGAAGCTTATGATTGGCCCGGAAACGTCCGCGCGCTTCGCCACGCCTGCGAGCGGGCCGTGATCCTTTCCGACGGCGAGGCCTTCTCCAGGGAGGATTTCTCGCTCTCGCGGGGCCTCGCCCCGTCGCGCTCCGCGCCGGTCCCGGCGCCGGTCGCCCCGCCGCGCGACGATCTCAACCTCGACCGCGCCGAAAAGCAGCTGGTCGAGGAAGCGCTGAAGAAGCACAGCTACAATATCAGCCTCGCCGCAGCCGAGCTCGGCCTCACCCGAGCCTCGCTCTACCGGCGGATGGAGAAGCATGGGTTGTGA
- a CDS encoding HlyD family efflux transporter periplasmic adaptor subunit: protein MSVVRMPKNEAPVSGGQMDRVVVKKGLPTKAKIALGVVAAILLLALFYWFSPSANSQTVPAARLTISTVTQGRFDDFLPLRARVEPLLTVFLDAVEGGRVERVVVEDGTMVQQGQLLAVLTNPELQLNVLARQTEVTQQLNSMRSQELALNQTRLANERARIEADLATGTARRQYEMQRPLAARGFVSGRQFADSRDTYEANRHRSEVVRRQQSEDERLQSSQLAELRSSTSAMNQSLEIARESLDALNLRAPVAGQLTSFNIQIGQSLQRGERLGQIDSAGHNKLRAQVDEFYLGRVAVNQVADGEVAGRHYRMRVSKIYPQVRNGAFEIDLQFVGAEPADLQRGQTIQVRLVLGAPSQARMIPNGSFYNDTGGAWVFVVAPDGGSAVRRNVRLGRRNNDFIEVLEGLDPGERVITSPYTGFVERDRLSISGQ, encoded by the coding sequence ATGAGCGTCGTACGCATGCCGAAAAATGAAGCGCCCGTCAGCGGCGGCCAGATGGACCGCGTCGTCGTCAAGAAGGGCCTGCCGACCAAGGCCAAGATCGCTCTGGGCGTAGTTGCCGCGATCCTGCTACTCGCCCTCTTCTACTGGTTCTCGCCAAGCGCCAACAGCCAGACCGTCCCCGCCGCGCGGCTCACGATCTCGACTGTGACGCAGGGGCGGTTCGACGATTTCCTGCCGCTTCGCGCGCGGGTCGAACCGCTGCTCACCGTCTTCCTCGACGCGGTCGAGGGCGGGCGGGTCGAGCGCGTCGTCGTCGAGGACGGAACGATGGTTCAGCAGGGCCAGCTGCTCGCCGTGCTCACCAATCCGGAGCTGCAGCTGAACGTTCTCGCCCGCCAGACCGAGGTCACCCAGCAGCTCAACTCGATGCGCAGCCAGGAGCTGGCGCTGAACCAGACCCGGCTCGCCAACGAGCGCGCCCGGATCGAGGCCGATCTCGCCACCGGGACGGCGCGGCGGCAATACGAGATGCAGCGCCCGCTCGCGGCGCGCGGCTTCGTCTCCGGCCGCCAGTTCGCCGACAGCCGCGACACTTATGAGGCGAACCGCCACCGCTCCGAAGTGGTGCGCCGCCAGCAGAGCGAGGACGAGCGGCTGCAATCGAGCCAGCTGGCCGAATTGCGCTCCTCGACCAGCGCCATGAACCAGAGCCTCGAAATCGCCCGCGAAAGCCTCGACGCGCTCAACCTGCGCGCTCCGGTCGCCGGGCAGCTGACCTCGTTCAACATCCAGATCGGCCAGTCGCTCCAGCGCGGCGAGCGGCTCGGCCAGATCGACAGCGCCGGCCACAACAAGCTTCGCGCCCAGGTCGACGAATTCTATCTCGGCCGGGTCGCCGTAAACCAGGTCGCCGACGGCGAGGTCGCCGGCCGCCACTACCGGATGCGGGTCAGCAAAATCTATCCGCAGGTGCGCAACGGCGCGTTCGAGATCGACCTCCAGTTCGTCGGCGCGGAGCCCGCCGACCTGCAGCGCGGCCAGACCATCCAGGTCCGCCTCGTCCTCGGCGCTCCGAGCCAGGCGCGGATGATCCCCAACGGCAGCTTCTACAACGACACCGGCGGCGCCTGGGTATTCGTCGTCGCGCCCGACGGCGGCTCGGCCGTACGCCGCAACGTCCGCCTGGGCCGGCGCAACAACGATTTCATCGAGGTGCTCGAAGGGCTCGATCCCGGCGAGCGGGTCATCACCTCGCCTTATACGGGTTTCGTCGAGCGGGATCGCCTCTCGATCAGTGGGCAATGA
- a CDS encoding ABC transporter ATP-binding protein gives MLNMREVSRVYRTDTVETTALDGIFLDVADGEFVAIMGPSGCGKSTLLNVIGMLDSPTSGSYIFNGTEVAGLSESKLADFRKRNIGFIFQSFNLVDELSVRENIELALLYHNVPAAERRSRVDEVMDKVGIAHRAKHRPSQLSGGQQQRVAVARALVAAPKLILADEPTGNLDTAHGEEVMKMLQALNAEGSTIVMVTHSPSHADYAGRVVNMLDGRILVEHRRAA, from the coding sequence ATGCTGAACATGCGTGAAGTCTCGCGGGTCTACCGCACCGACACGGTGGAGACGACCGCCCTCGACGGCATCTTCCTCGACGTCGCGGACGGCGAGTTCGTCGCGATCATGGGGCCGTCGGGCTGCGGCAAATCGACCCTGCTGAACGTGATCGGGATGCTCGATTCGCCGACCAGCGGCTCCTACATCTTCAACGGCACCGAGGTCGCCGGCCTTTCCGAATCCAAGCTCGCGGACTTCCGCAAGCGAAACATCGGCTTCATCTTCCAGTCGTTCAATCTCGTCGACGAGCTTTCCGTCCGCGAGAATATCGAGCTCGCTTTGCTCTACCACAATGTCCCCGCGGCGGAGCGGCGCAGCCGGGTCGACGAGGTGATGGACAAGGTGGGTATCGCCCACCGCGCCAAGCACCGCCCGTCGCAACTCTCCGGCGGACAGCAGCAGCGCGTCGCCGTCGCCCGGGCCCTTGTCGCCGCGCCCAAGCTGATCCTCGCCGACGAGCCGACCGGCAACCTCGACACCGCCCATGGCGAGGAGGTGATGAAGATGCTCCAGGCATTGAACGCCGAGGGCTCGACCATCGTCATGGTCACCCACTCGCCGAGCCACGCCGATTATGCCGGCCGGGTGGTCAACATGCTCGACGGGCGGATCCTGGTCGAGCACCGAAGGGCGGCGTGA
- a CDS encoding FtsX-like permease family protein: MWRNYMTVGVRALIKNRTYAFINIFGLAIGLAACLMLLLYVRYETSYDEWLPNAENTYQFQTHYKSKQTGEEGDLQMAAYVSGQRLKADFPQVDRMVYALGAEPVIKRASDVLPTENALLVDNLFFDVLQFPLAQGDPRTALAQTNSVVLTQSEARRVFGTENVLGRTLTMISRGYTIDYRVTGVARDLPRNSHVRFTIVARIDFNRWFADNPQFMTCWGCQSGWVYFTLRPGADPAAIQAQLPAWERRNIPTQNFGQLRYNDGDEEDWRLVNVRDVHLGIAQDGTMKPGNDRQTIVTFTIIAFLILGMACVNFTNLATARASQRAREVALRKVLGANRQQLITQFLAESVLIAAIAMVLALALVELLLPPLSHFLDADLAMHYFGWDGMLLPIVVLTLLVGAAGGVYPAFYLSRFQPAVVLKANKSSAEAQGSGILRNVLVVAQFAVSIGLIICTAVVYAQTVYARTVDPGYHRDGLIQIENLGRRQLETRADSIAEEMSHVPGVISVGRSGIGVATDNNNNTGVQVPGQPEPANIGNYSVDVGFMPTMGIQLVAGRMFDENRPGDDSTMPYPSTPEQQRAMAARGINVVINELAAHRMGFRNPADAVGKTVGVSYFEEEIGLVPTHIIGVVRDSRFRSIREPIDPILFRLDRTFAGTLLVRYDARDPAGARRNVEEAWKRLAPDVPYDGVFSEDKIAELYTIEQARAKVFAGFAILAVIVACLGLFGLAAFTAERRTKEIGIRKVLGARTRDIIRLLAWQFSKPVIIANLIAWPVAWWAMRSWLNTFDARIDLGPTPFLLAGLLALVIAIGTIAGHAFKVARANPILALRYE; this comes from the coding sequence ATGTGGCGCAATTACATGACGGTCGGCGTGAGGGCCCTGATCAAGAACAGGACCTACGCCTTCATCAACATCTTCGGCCTAGCGATCGGCCTCGCCGCCTGCCTGATGCTGCTCCTCTACGTCCGCTATGAGACGAGCTACGACGAGTGGCTCCCCAATGCGGAGAACACTTACCAGTTCCAGACCCACTACAAGTCCAAGCAGACCGGCGAGGAAGGCGATCTGCAGATGGCCGCCTACGTCTCCGGACAGCGGCTGAAGGCCGATTTCCCGCAGGTCGACAGGATGGTCTACGCGCTCGGCGCCGAGCCGGTGATCAAGCGCGCCAGCGACGTTCTTCCCACCGAGAATGCGCTGCTCGTGGACAATCTGTTTTTCGACGTGCTCCAGTTTCCGCTCGCCCAAGGCGATCCCCGCACCGCGCTGGCGCAGACCAATTCGGTCGTCCTGACGCAGAGCGAGGCGCGCCGGGTCTTCGGCACCGAGAACGTGCTCGGCCGGACCCTGACGATGATCTCGCGCGGCTACACGATCGATTATCGGGTCACCGGAGTCGCCCGCGATCTTCCGCGCAACAGCCATGTGCGCTTCACCATCGTCGCCCGGATCGATTTCAACCGCTGGTTCGCCGACAATCCGCAATTCATGACCTGCTGGGGATGCCAGTCGGGCTGGGTCTATTTCACCCTGCGCCCCGGCGCCGATCCGGCGGCGATCCAGGCCCAGCTTCCAGCCTGGGAGCGGCGCAACATCCCGACCCAGAATTTCGGCCAGCTGCGCTACAATGACGGCGACGAGGAGGATTGGCGCCTCGTCAACGTCCGCGACGTCCACCTCGGCATCGCCCAGGACGGAACGATGAAGCCGGGCAACGACCGGCAGACGATCGTCACCTTCACGATCATCGCCTTCCTCATCCTCGGCATGGCCTGCGTCAACTTCACCAACCTCGCAACCGCGCGGGCCAGTCAGCGCGCCCGCGAGGTGGCGCTGCGCAAGGTGCTCGGCGCCAACCGCCAGCAGCTGATCACCCAGTTCCTCGCCGAATCCGTGCTGATCGCGGCGATCGCCATGGTCCTCGCGCTGGCGCTGGTCGAGCTGCTTCTGCCGCCGCTCTCCCACTTCCTCGATGCCGATCTCGCAATGCACTATTTCGGCTGGGACGGCATGCTGCTGCCGATCGTGGTGCTGACCCTCCTCGTCGGAGCGGCGGGCGGAGTCTATCCGGCCTTCTACCTCAGCCGCTTCCAGCCGGCCGTGGTCCTCAAAGCCAACAAGTCTTCGGCCGAGGCGCAGGGCTCGGGGATCCTCAGGAACGTGCTCGTCGTCGCCCAGTTCGCGGTGTCGATCGGCCTGATCATCTGCACCGCCGTGGTCTACGCGCAGACCGTCTACGCCCGAACGGTCGATCCCGGCTACCACCGCGACGGCCTGATCCAGATCGAGAATCTCGGCCGCCGCCAGCTGGAGACGCGGGCCGATTCGATCGCCGAGGAGATGTCTCACGTTCCGGGCGTCATCTCGGTCGGCCGCTCCGGAATCGGAGTCGCCACCGACAACAACAACAATACCGGAGTGCAGGTGCCCGGCCAGCCGGAACCGGCGAATATCGGCAATTACTCGGTCGACGTCGGGTTCATGCCGACGATGGGCATCCAGCTCGTCGCCGGACGCATGTTCGACGAAAACCGCCCCGGCGACGATTCGACCATGCCCTACCCCTCGACTCCCGAGCAGCAGCGGGCAATGGCCGCGCGCGGAATCAACGTCGTCATCAACGAGCTCGCCGCCCACCGCATGGGATTCCGCAACCCCGCGGACGCGGTCGGCAAGACGGTGGGGGTCAGTTATTTCGAGGAGGAGATCGGGCTGGTTCCGACCCACATCATCGGGGTCGTTCGGGATTCGCGCTTCCGCTCGATCCGAGAGCCGATCGATCCGATCCTGTTCCGGCTCGACCGCACCTTCGCCGGAACCCTGCTCGTCCGCTACGATGCGCGCGACCCGGCCGGCGCCCGGCGCAACGTCGAGGAGGCGTGGAAGAGGCTCGCTCCGGACGTGCCCTATGACGGCGTGTTCAGCGAGGACAAGATCGCCGAGCTCTACACGATCGAGCAGGCGCGGGCGAAGGTGTTCGCCGGCTTCGCGATCCTCGCCGTGATCGTCGCCTGCCTCGGCCTGTTCGGCCTTGCCGCCTTCACCGCCGAGCGCAGGACGAAGGAGATCGGGATCCGCAAGGTGCTCGGCGCGCGCACCCGCGACATCATCCGCCTGCTCGCCTGGCAATTCTCGAAGCCGGTGATCATCGCCAACCTGATCGCCTGGCCGGTGGCCTGGTGGGCGATGCGCAGCTGGCTGAACACGTTCGACGCGCGAATCGACCTCGGGCCGACTCCGTTCCTGCTCGCCGGCCTGCTCGCGCTGGTCATCGCCATCGGGACCATTGCCGGCCACGCCTTCAAGGTGGCGCGGGCCAACCCGATCCTCGCGCTTCGCTACGAGTAG